A part of Winslowiella toletana genomic DNA contains:
- a CDS encoding GNAT family N-acetyltransferase, which translates to MNIRPAQIKDSFALSALLAELGYGGTESFIDKRLAQLIADADEMLLVAEHGQTVLGFLSLHFIPQLALAGDFARVSYFCIAEGERSKGAGQQLLQYAERMALQRGCDRMEVHCHEHRIKANSFYQREEYRESPKYLIKHLR; encoded by the coding sequence ATGAATATTCGCCCGGCACAAATCAAAGATAGTTTTGCACTCAGCGCCTTGCTGGCTGAGTTAGGCTATGGCGGTACGGAAAGCTTTATTGATAAACGGCTGGCGCAGCTGATTGCCGATGCTGATGAGATGTTACTCGTCGCTGAACACGGGCAGACGGTATTGGGGTTTCTTTCCCTGCATTTTATTCCACAGCTGGCGCTGGCCGGTGATTTCGCCCGGGTCAGTTACTTCTGTATTGCCGAAGGTGAGCGCAGCAAAGGCGCGGGCCAGCAGCTGCTGCAATACGCCGAAAGAATGGCGCTGCAGCGCGGCTGTGACCGGATGGAAGTGCATTGTCATGAACATCGTATTAAAGCCAATAGCTTTTATCAGCGCGAAGAGTATCGCGAGTCACCGAAGTACCTGATTAAACATTTGCGCTAA
- the ygbI gene encoding DNA-binding transcriptional repressor YgbI produces MIPIQRHQQILALIAERGVISINELTERLGVSHMTIRRDVQKLEEQGALLSVSGGVRSTERLAAEPSHLDKTAMFSNEKFLIGQAAARHIPRNSCIYLDAGTTTLALARELGDRDDLLIVTNDFVIASFIIESSLCRMIHTGGTLCRENRSCVGEAAARALQNLSIDIAFISATCWGTRGIFTPDEDKVIVKRTVANVSSKRVLLSDSSKYNKIATFLALPLDQFDAVITDSKLPEGAQQALAAKALELTLAR; encoded by the coding sequence GTGATACCAATACAACGTCATCAACAAATTTTAGCGCTGATAGCAGAACGCGGCGTGATTAGCATAAACGAGCTGACCGAACGCCTGGGCGTCTCGCATATGACCATTCGCCGTGATGTGCAGAAACTGGAAGAGCAAGGCGCGCTGTTGTCAGTATCGGGTGGCGTGCGATCCACCGAACGGCTGGCGGCTGAGCCATCGCATCTGGATAAAACCGCGATGTTCAGCAATGAAAAGTTTCTGATTGGTCAGGCCGCCGCGCGACATATTCCACGTAACAGCTGCATCTATCTGGATGCCGGCACCACCACGCTGGCGCTGGCGCGTGAGCTGGGCGATCGTGATGACCTGCTGATCGTCACCAACGATTTTGTGATTGCCAGTTTTATTATTGAATCCAGCCTGTGCCGTATGATCCACACCGGCGGAACTCTGTGTCGCGAAAACCGCTCCTGCGTCGGTGAAGCCGCTGCGCGTGCGCTGCAGAATCTGTCGATTGATATCGCTTTTATCTCCGCCACCTGCTGGGGTACGCGCGGGATTTTCACGCCGGATGAAGATAAAGTGATCGTCAAACGCACGGTAGCCAACGTCAGCAGCAAACGCGTGCTGCTGAGCGACAGTTCGAAATACAATAAAATCGCCACGTTTCTCGCCTTACCGCTGGATCAGTTTGATGCGGTGATCACCGACAGCAAACTGCCTGAAGGCGCGCAGCAGGCGCTGGCCGCCAAAGCACTGGAATTAACTCTGGCGCGCTAA
- a CDS encoding HPr family phosphocarrier protein has product MPKFAANLSTMFTELPFLDRFDAAAAAGFKGVEFLFPYDYPADQLKARLQQNQLQLVLFNTAPGNVAAGEWGVVAIPGREEEARRDIDLALEYAIALDCPQVHIMAATLPPGASREAYCQTFIANMRYAAERFAPHGIRILIEALNPTTKPHYLYASQYQTLEMVKRIDRDNIFTQLDLFHAQLVDGNLSYLIREYAGHYQHIQIASAPHRHEPDEGEVNYPWLFALLDEIGYSGWIGCEYFPRGDTTAGLKWFDAFR; this is encoded by the coding sequence ATGCCTAAGTTTGCGGCGAATTTATCCACCATGTTTACCGAACTGCCGTTCCTCGACCGCTTTGACGCGGCAGCGGCGGCCGGCTTTAAAGGGGTTGAGTTTCTCTTCCCGTATGACTATCCGGCAGACCAGCTCAAAGCCAGACTGCAACAAAATCAGCTGCAACTGGTGTTGTTTAATACCGCGCCGGGCAATGTGGCGGCAGGGGAGTGGGGCGTAGTCGCCATTCCCGGACGTGAAGAGGAAGCGCGCCGTGATATCGATCTGGCGCTGGAGTACGCCATTGCGCTCGACTGTCCGCAGGTGCATATCATGGCGGCGACGCTGCCGCCGGGCGCCAGTCGTGAAGCGTATTGCCAGACATTTATCGCTAATATGCGGTATGCCGCTGAGCGGTTTGCCCCGCACGGGATTCGTATTCTGATTGAAGCGTTAAATCCGACGACCAAACCTCATTATCTCTACGCCAGCCAGTATCAGACGCTGGAGATGGTAAAACGCATCGATCGCGATAATATTTTTACCCAGCTTGATCTGTTCCATGCGCAGCTGGTGGACGGTAATCTGAGTTATTTAATTCGTGAATATGCCGGTCATTATCAGCATATTCAGATCGCGTCTGCACCGCATCGTCATGAGCCGGATGAAGGCGAAGTGAATTATCCGTGGCTGTTTGCTCTGCTGGACGAAATCGGTTATTCCGGCTGGATTGGTTGTGAATATTTCCCGCGTGGTGATACAACGGCTGGCCTGAAATGGTTTGATGCCTTTCGTTAG
- a CDS encoding aldolase → MTEQQAREEMVKLGASFFQRGYATGSAGNLSMLLEDGSLLATPTGSCLGELTADTLSKVTLDGEWVSGDKPSKEISFHRAIYLNKPQCKAIVHLHSLYLTALSCLEGLDSKNCIKPFTPYVVMRVGDVPVVPYYRPGDDRLGEDLAKLAPYYNAFLLANHGPVVVGKSLREAADNTEELEETARLIFTLGDRPIRYLNDDEVAELRS, encoded by the coding sequence ATGACTGAACAACAAGCTCGCGAAGAGATGGTAAAACTGGGCGCGTCATTTTTTCAGCGCGGCTACGCCACCGGTTCCGCCGGTAATCTGTCGATGCTGCTGGAAGATGGCAGCCTGCTGGCGACGCCAACCGGCTCCTGTCTCGGCGAACTGACGGCTGACACCCTGTCAAAGGTGACGCTGGATGGCGAGTGGGTCTCCGGCGATAAACCGTCAAAAGAGATCAGCTTCCACCGTGCGATATACCTGAATAAGCCGCAGTGTAAGGCTATCGTGCATCTGCACAGCCTCTATCTGACCGCACTCTCCTGCCTGGAAGGGCTGGACAGCAAAAACTGTATTAAACCTTTTACCCCTTATGTGGTGATGCGCGTCGGTGATGTGCCGGTGGTGCCTTACTATCGTCCGGGCGACGATCGTCTGGGCGAAGACCTGGCGAAACTGGCGCCGTATTACAACGCTTTCCTGCTGGCCAACCATGGTCCGGTGGTGGTGGGGAAAAGCCTGCGTGAGGCGGCGGACAATACCGAAGAGCTGGAAGAGACGGCTCGTCTGATATTTACCCTCGGCGATCGCCCGATTCGTTATCTTAATGATGACGAAGTGGCTGAGTTAAGGAGCTAA
- the gntT gene encoding gluconate transporter: MPLVIVAVGVVLLLLLMIRFKLNGFIALILVALAVGMMQGMPVDTVIKSIKNGVGGTLGSLALIMGFGAMLGKLLADCGGAQRIATTLIEKFGEKHIQWAVVLTGFTVGFALFYEVGFVLLLPLVFSIAASARVPLLFVGVPMAAALSVTHGFLPPHPGPTAIATLFNADMGKTLLFGTLLGIPTVILAGPVYARFLKGIDKPIPKGLYNPKTFTEAEMPGFAVSVWTSLVPVILMALRAVAEMVLPKGHLLLPYAEFFGDPIMATLIAVLIAIFTFGLNRGRSMDEVMGTIADSIKIIAMMLLIIGGGGAFKQVLVDSGVDKYIASMMHASNLSPILMAWSIAAVLRIALGSATVAAITAGGIVAPLIVTSGASPELMVIAVGSGSVIFSHVNDPGFWLFKEYFNLTIGETIRSWSVLETIISVCGLVGCLLLSNVI, encoded by the coding sequence ATGCCATTAGTCATCGTTGCCGTCGGGGTAGTATTGCTGCTATTGCTGATGATTCGCTTTAAGCTGAATGGATTTATTGCCCTGATCCTGGTCGCGCTGGCGGTCGGTATGATGCAGGGAATGCCGGTCGATACCGTGATCAAATCAATTAAAAACGGTGTCGGCGGTACCCTCGGTAGCCTGGCGCTGATTATGGGCTTTGGCGCCATGCTCGGTAAACTGCTGGCGGATTGCGGCGGCGCGCAGCGTATCGCCACAACCTTAATCGAAAAATTTGGTGAGAAGCATATTCAGTGGGCGGTGGTGTTAACCGGCTTTACCGTTGGTTTCGCGCTGTTCTATGAGGTGGGTTTTGTGCTGCTGCTGCCGCTGGTATTTTCCATCGCCGCCTCGGCGCGCGTGCCGCTGCTGTTTGTCGGCGTGCCGATGGCCGCCGCGCTGTCTGTTACCCATGGCTTTCTGCCGCCGCATCCTGGTCCAACCGCTATCGCCACGCTGTTTAATGCCGATATGGGCAAGACCCTGCTGTTTGGCACCTTGCTGGGGATCCCGACGGTGATTCTCGCCGGTCCGGTCTATGCGCGTTTTCTGAAAGGGATTGATAAGCCGATTCCAAAAGGGCTGTATAACCCGAAAACCTTCACTGAAGCCGAGATGCCGGGCTTTGCTGTCAGCGTCTGGACTTCGCTGGTGCCGGTGATCCTGATGGCGCTGCGCGCCGTGGCGGAGATGGTGTTGCCAAAAGGGCATCTGCTGCTGCCGTACGCGGAATTCTTCGGCGATCCGATTATGGCGACGCTGATTGCGGTGCTGATTGCTATCTTCACCTTTGGTCTGAACCGTGGCCGCAGTATGGATGAGGTGATGGGCACCATCGCCGATTCGATTAAAATTATCGCCATGATGCTGTTAATTATCGGTGGCGGCGGCGCGTTTAAACAGGTGCTGGTGGACAGCGGCGTGGATAAATATATCGCCAGCATGATGCATGCCAGCAACCTGTCGCCAATTCTGATGGCGTGGTCAATTGCCGCCGTACTGCGTATCGCACTGGGATCAGCAACTGTGGCGGCGATTACTGCGGGCGGCATTGTCGCGCCACTGATTGTGACCTCCGGCGCCAGCCCTGAACTGATGGTGATTGCGGTCGGTTCCGGCAGCGTGATCTTCTCTCACGTCAATGACCCGGGCTTCTGGCTGTTTAAAGAGTATTTTAACCTGACGATCGGCGAGACCATTCGTTCCTGGTCGGTGCTGGAGACGATTATTTCGGTCTGCGGTCTGGTGGGTTGTCTGCTGCTATCGAATGTGATTTAA
- a CDS encoding ECs_2282 family putative zinc-binding protein, whose protein sequence is MVMKVRCTSCGSKKFIYTDKGGKGEEHHGAVCAQCSKPITLEDLLPLTPMDPIIKCLIGKKDSG, encoded by the coding sequence ATGGTTATGAAAGTGAGATGTACTTCCTGCGGAAGTAAAAAATTCATCTATACCGATAAAGGAGGGAAAGGAGAGGAGCATCATGGTGCAGTCTGCGCCCAGTGTAGTAAGCCGATCACCCTGGAAGACTTGCTGCCATTAACCCCGATGGATCCGATTATTAAGTGCCTGATAGGTAAGAAAGATTCCGGGTAA
- the otnK gene encoding 3-oxo-tetronate kinase, which translates to MRLGVIADDFTGATDIASFLVQNGMATVQLNGVPTGDESIDAEAIVVSLKSRSCPAAQAVSDSLAALRWLQQQGCERFYFKYCSTFDSTAAGNIGPVTDALLEALGETQTVISPALPVNGRTVYQGYLFVMDQLLSESGMRHHPVTPMTDSNLLRLMEAQAQGKAGLIASALLDQGPEAVRQQLDKLKADGVRYVVLDALHEQHLLTQGAAVQQMKLVTGGSGLAIGLARQLASGAHDKQQAQAAGAPQGKRAVVISGSCSTMTNRQVAIYRQQAPAQVVEVEACLQDPQAYALQLCDWVEKHAEGVLAPLLYATSDAQQLQQIQQQYGAARSSEAVEQCFAAVVRELQARDFRRFIVAGGETSGVVAQTLGVRAFCIGPVISPGVPWVRDTEQPISLALKSGNFGDENFFARAQTEFPL; encoded by the coding sequence ATGCGCCTTGGAGTGATTGCCGATGATTTTACCGGCGCCACCGATATTGCCAGCTTTCTGGTGCAGAACGGGATGGCGACGGTACAGCTGAATGGCGTGCCAACGGGCGACGAGAGCATTGACGCGGAAGCGATTGTGGTCAGCCTGAAGTCACGCTCCTGCCCGGCAGCACAGGCGGTCAGTGACTCGCTGGCCGCGCTGCGCTGGTTACAGCAGCAGGGCTGTGAGCGCTTCTATTTTAAATATTGCTCCACCTTCGACAGCACCGCGGCGGGCAATATTGGCCCGGTCACCGATGCGCTGCTGGAGGCGCTGGGAGAAACGCAAACCGTTATCTCGCCAGCGCTGCCGGTAAACGGCCGCACCGTCTACCAGGGTTACCTGTTTGTTATGGATCAGCTGCTGAGTGAATCGGGTATGCGCCATCATCCGGTGACGCCGATGACCGACAGCAATTTGCTACGCCTGATGGAAGCCCAGGCGCAAGGCAAAGCGGGTCTGATTGCCAGTGCACTGCTGGATCAGGGGCCTGAAGCGGTGCGTCAGCAGCTCGATAAGCTGAAAGCGGACGGCGTGCGCTATGTGGTGCTGGACGCGTTGCATGAGCAGCATCTGTTAACCCAGGGTGCCGCCGTGCAGCAGATGAAACTGGTGACTGGCGGCTCCGGGCTGGCAATTGGCCTGGCGCGGCAGCTGGCTTCGGGCGCGCATGATAAACAGCAGGCGCAGGCCGCGGGCGCGCCACAGGGCAAGCGTGCGGTGGTGATTTCCGGCTCCTGCTCCACCATGACCAACCGTCAGGTGGCGATCTATCGTCAGCAGGCGCCAGCGCAGGTGGTGGAGGTGGAAGCCTGTCTGCAGGATCCGCAGGCCTATGCTTTGCAGCTGTGTGACTGGGTCGAAAAGCACGCCGAAGGCGTACTGGCGCCGCTGCTGTATGCCACTTCTGATGCGCAGCAGTTACAGCAGATCCAGCAGCAGTATGGCGCGGCACGCAGCAGCGAAGCGGTTGAACAGTGCTTTGCCGCAGTCGTCCGCGAACTGCAAGCGCGTGATTTCCGCCGCTTTATTGTTGCGGGCGGTGAGACCTCCGGTGTAGTGGCGCAGACGCTGGGCGTGCGCGCCTTCTGTATCGGTCCGGTTATCTCACCAGGGGTGCCATGGGTACGCGATACCGAACAGCCGATCTCGCTGGCGCTGAAATCAGGCAACTTTGGCGATGAGAATTTCTTTGCCCGCGCACAAACGGAGTTTCCACTATGA
- the pagP gene encoding lipid IV(A) palmitoyltransferase PagP: protein MVSPLVSAADASVSNSEQGWWQTFTGNVQQTWDAPETHDLYLPAITWHNRWTYDKEKTDRYNERPWGAGGGISRYDEYGNWHGIYLMAFKDSYNKWEPISGYGWEKTWRPLNDQNFRLGAGYTVGATARDNWKYIPIPVVLPLASVGYGPASFQMTYIPGTYNNGNVFFAWFRWAF from the coding sequence CTGGTCAGCCCGCTGGTTTCTGCCGCTGATGCATCTGTTAGCAACAGCGAACAGGGATGGTGGCAAACCTTTACCGGCAATGTGCAGCAAACATGGGACGCGCCAGAGACGCATGATCTCTATCTGCCGGCGATTACCTGGCACAATCGCTGGACCTATGACAAAGAGAAAACCGACCGCTACAACGAGCGGCCATGGGGCGCAGGTGGCGGTATCTCGCGTTATGATGAGTACGGTAACTGGCATGGCATCTATCTGATGGCGTTTAAAGACTCTTATAACAAATGGGAGCCGATCAGCGGTTATGGCTGGGAAAAGACCTGGCGCCCGTTAAACGATCAGAATTTCCGCCTCGGAGCGGGCTATACCGTAGGCGCCACCGCGCGCGACAACTGGAAATACATTCCGATACCGGTGGTGCTGCCACTGGCGTCGGTAGGGTATGGGCCAGCAAGCTTCCAGATGACTTATATTCCCGGTACATACAATAATGGTAATGTTTTCTTTGCATGGTTCCGTTGGGCTTTTTAG
- the ltnD gene encoding L-threonate dehydrogenase, translating to MAQTSALNVGVIGLGSMGMGAAQSCIKAGLNTFGVDLNPQALETLRRSGAQAAETSATAFAAQLDAVLLLVVNAAQVKAILFGEDGVASKLKPGTVVMVSSTISSQDAQLIEQLLAEYQLLMLDAPVSGGAAKAALGEMTVMASGSEAAFNQLQPVLDAVAGKVYRIGSEIGLGSTVKIIHQLLAGVHIAAGAEAMALAARAGIPLDTMYEVVTHAAGNSWMFENRMRHVVDGDYSPKSAVDIFVKDLGLVADTAKALHFPLPLASTAFNMFTSASNAGFGKQDDSAVIKIFSGITLPEKKEQP from the coding sequence ATGGCACAGACATCAGCACTTAACGTCGGCGTGATTGGCCTGGGATCGATGGGCATGGGCGCCGCGCAATCCTGTATTAAAGCCGGTCTGAATACCTTCGGCGTCGATCTCAACCCGCAGGCGCTGGAGACATTGCGTCGCAGCGGCGCGCAGGCGGCGGAAACCAGCGCAACGGCATTTGCTGCGCAACTGGACGCGGTTCTGTTACTGGTGGTGAACGCTGCCCAGGTGAAAGCCATTCTGTTTGGCGAAGATGGCGTCGCCAGCAAGCTGAAACCCGGCACCGTGGTGATGGTCTCTTCAACAATATCATCGCAGGATGCGCAACTGATTGAACAGCTGCTGGCGGAGTATCAGCTGCTGATGCTGGATGCGCCGGTGTCCGGTGGCGCTGCGAAAGCGGCACTTGGTGAGATGACGGTAATGGCTTCCGGCAGTGAGGCGGCATTTAATCAGCTACAGCCGGTGCTCGATGCAGTTGCGGGTAAGGTTTACCGTATTGGCAGCGAAATAGGCCTCGGCTCTACGGTAAAAATTATCCATCAGCTGCTGGCGGGCGTGCATATTGCCGCCGGGGCGGAAGCGATGGCGCTGGCGGCGCGCGCCGGCATTCCGCTCGATACCATGTATGAGGTGGTAACCCATGCCGCCGGCAATTCATGGATGTTTGAAAACCGCATGCGTCATGTGGTCGACGGTGACTACTCGCCGAAGTCGGCGGTCGATATTTTTGTCAAAGATCTCGGACTGGTGGCGGATACCGCTAAAGCGCTGCATTTCCCGCTGCCACTGGCTTCCACCGCCTTCAATATGTTTACTTCCGCCAGCAATGCCGGTTTTGGCAAACAGGATGACAGTGCGGTAATCAAGATTTTTAGCGGCATCACGCTGCCGGAAAAAAAGGAGCAACCATAA
- a CDS encoding malate/lactate/ureidoglycolate dehydrogenase, giving the protein MNTEQRVNSERLRQFVQAIWIYAGSSQSEAEKVAEHLVGANLAGHDSHGVGMIPSYMQSLAEGHLQLNQHARVVKDVGAVLTLDGSQGFGQVVASEAMAQGIERARQFGLAAVGLHNAHHIGRIGHWAEQCARAGFISFHFVNVVGDPMVAPFGGSDRRFGTNPFCAIFPRDGQQPLLLDYATSGIAFGKTRVAYNKGHAVAPGYLIDHHGQPTEDPSVMHQQPFGSLLAFGGHKGYALATLCEILGGALSGGRTTHDQTLSTSTNAIFNCMTTIILNPEAFDAPAMQQEAEAFLHWVKQSPQSGDQAIQIPGEWEAANRAARLAQGIPIDTTSWQQICAAARHAGMPEEELAAFNALMH; this is encoded by the coding sequence GTGAACACTGAACAGCGTGTTAATAGTGAGCGCCTGCGGCAATTTGTGCAGGCTATCTGGATTTATGCCGGCAGCAGCCAGTCTGAAGCGGAAAAAGTGGCGGAACACCTGGTGGGCGCCAACCTTGCAGGGCATGACTCACACGGCGTCGGTATGATCCCCAGCTATATGCAGTCGCTGGCGGAAGGCCATCTGCAACTAAATCAGCATGCCAGAGTGGTAAAAGATGTCGGGGCGGTATTAACCCTCGACGGCAGCCAGGGGTTTGGTCAGGTGGTTGCCAGTGAGGCGATGGCGCAGGGTATTGAACGCGCGCGCCAGTTTGGTCTGGCGGCGGTCGGTTTGCATAATGCGCACCATATTGGCCGTATCGGCCACTGGGCCGAACAGTGTGCGCGCGCCGGTTTTATCTCTTTTCACTTCGTCAATGTGGTTGGCGATCCAATGGTTGCGCCCTTTGGCGGCAGCGACCGGCGCTTTGGCACCAATCCGTTTTGCGCCATCTTCCCGCGCGATGGCCAGCAACCTTTACTGCTCGATTACGCCACCAGCGGCATCGCCTTTGGTAAAACTCGCGTCGCGTACAACAAAGGTCACGCCGTCGCACCGGGTTATCTGATTGATCACCATGGCCAGCCGACCGAAGATCCGTCGGTGATGCATCAGCAGCCTTTTGGCTCTCTGCTGGCGTTTGGCGGGCATAAAGGTTATGCACTGGCTACGCTGTGTGAAATTCTTGGCGGCGCACTCTCCGGTGGACGCACCACCCACGATCAGACACTCAGCACCAGCACCAATGCCATCTTTAACTGCATGACGACCATTATTCTCAATCCCGAGGCGTTCGACGCACCAGCGATGCAGCAGGAAGCCGAAGCTTTTCTGCACTGGGTTAAGCAGTCGCCGCAAAGTGGCGATCAGGCGATTCAGATTCCGGGAGAGTGGGAAGCGGCGAATCGTGCCGCGCGGCTGGCGCAGGGGATTCCGATCGATACCACCAGCTGGCAGCAGATTTGCGCGGCTGCGCGCCATGCAGGTATGCCGGAAGAGGAGTTAGCGGCCTTTAACGCATTGATGCACTGA
- a CDS encoding GntP family transporter: MSTTLLLSIAAISVILLLLLVIKAKVHPFVALLISSLFVAISTDIPAKQIMEVIMSGMGGLLGHIAIIIVLGAMLGAVIEASGGADSLAARFTHSLGIKRSVAALTLVAFILGLPVFFEVGFIIVVPLIYGFAKVARVSPLKYGLPMAGVMLLVHVSVPTHPGPAAAAGLLKADIGWVMMLGIAISVPAAIFGYYVAKLMNRKNFHLSLEVLEQLQLADKEGKKKKSQPSQKPPGALLISSLIVIPVVLIMLGTLLTPWLPETGALHGFVALISTPAIALLIALLLAAWLLGFRRGWGREKLDTIINSAIPGAAGVLLVAGAGGAFGKVLVESGVGKALALLLENIHLPLIPAAFVLSLALRASQGSATVAIVTTCGLLTSAVAELQGIQLVLVALSACFGALGLSHVNDAGFWVVTRYLGLSVADGLRTWTVLTTVMGLAGFAIVWLCWTII, encoded by the coding sequence ATGTCTACCACCCTGCTATTATCTATTGCCGCCATCAGCGTTATTTTACTGCTGCTGTTGGTTATCAAAGCGAAAGTGCATCCCTTTGTCGCCTTATTAATTTCCAGCTTGTTTGTGGCGATCAGTACCGATATTCCGGCTAAGCAGATCATGGAAGTGATTATGTCAGGGATGGGCGGACTACTGGGGCATATTGCGATTATTATTGTGCTGGGCGCGATGCTGGGGGCAGTAATTGAAGCCTCCGGTGGCGCAGATTCGCTGGCCGCACGCTTTACCCACAGCCTGGGCATTAAACGCTCGGTTGCCGCACTGACACTGGTGGCGTTTATTCTGGGTCTGCCGGTATTTTTTGAGGTGGGCTTTATTATCGTGGTGCCGCTGATCTATGGCTTTGCCAAAGTCGCGCGGGTATCGCCGCTGAAATATGGCCTGCCAATGGCGGGAGTGATGTTGCTGGTGCATGTTTCGGTGCCGACGCATCCGGGACCCGCGGCGGCGGCGGGTTTGCTGAAGGCTGATATTGGTTGGGTGATGATGCTGGGCATCGCTATCTCGGTGCCTGCGGCAATCTTTGGTTATTATGTTGCCAAACTGATGAACCGTAAAAACTTTCATCTTTCGCTGGAGGTGCTGGAACAGCTGCAGCTGGCGGATAAAGAGGGCAAAAAGAAGAAAAGCCAGCCCTCTCAGAAACCGCCAGGCGCGCTGCTCATCTCCTCGCTGATCGTTATTCCGGTGGTGCTGATTATGCTGGGCACGCTGTTAACGCCGTGGTTGCCAGAAACCGGTGCATTACACGGTTTTGTCGCCCTGATTAGCACCCCGGCCATCGCCCTGTTAATTGCGCTGCTGCTGGCCGCATGGCTGCTGGGCTTCCGCCGTGGCTGGGGCAGAGAAAAACTGGATACCATTATCAACAGTGCGATCCCTGGCGCGGCTGGCGTACTGCTGGTTGCCGGTGCGGGTGGGGCGTTTGGTAAGGTGCTGGTGGAGTCCGGCGTCGGCAAAGCGCTGGCGTTACTGCTGGAGAATATTCATCTGCCGCTGATTCCGGCGGCGTTTGTGCTGTCTCTTGCGCTGCGCGCCTCGCAGGGTTCCGCCACCGTAGCGATTGTCACCACCTGTGGCCTGTTAACCAGCGCAGTGGCAGAATTACAGGGGATTCAGCTGGTGCTGGTCGCGTTGTCGGCCTGTTTTGGCGCGCTGGGTTTATCGCATGTCAATGATGCCGGATTCTGGGTGGTGACGCGTTATTTAGGCCTGTCGGTCGCTGATGGGCTGAGAACCTGGACGGTATTGACCACGGTGATGGGGCTGGCGGGATTTGCCATTGTCTGGCTCTGCTGGACCATAATCTGA
- the cspE gene encoding transcription antiterminator/RNA stability regulator CspE, which translates to MSKIKGSVKWFNESKGFGFITPEDGSKDVFVHFSAIQSNGFKTLAEGQRVEFEITDGAKGPSAANVAAI; encoded by the coding sequence ATGTCTAAGATTAAAGGTAGCGTTAAGTGGTTTAATGAGTCCAAAGGATTCGGTTTCATTACTCCTGAAGATGGTAGCAAAGATGTATTCGTACACTTTTCCGCTATCCAGAGCAACGGTTTCAAAACCCTGGCTGAAGGTCAGCGTGTAGAGTTTGAAATCACTGACGGCGCTAAAGGCCCATCTGCTGCTAACGTTGCTGCTATTTAA